One region of Oncorhynchus mykiss isolate Arlee chromosome 8, USDA_OmykA_1.1, whole genome shotgun sequence genomic DNA includes:
- the asb2a.2 gene encoding ankyrin repeat and SOCS box protein 2 isoform X2 has translation MAVASMSMPGRMGTARGLDDYSLYSTLSDEELMQLVIERSLTEEHNSINAIQSSPPVYWQPNYQPNQFTTNEFLTNVRHPSATRHMYDFPRANPNPANPPPNPSPANPPLADHIIDVRPLVPVIENGDLKALKEMVKCNPKSLFVPNEDGWISLHEAAYYGQEECLKIILRAHPGIVNTCGTCNQTPLLLAAIFQHVNCVECLLDRGANPNIANNDGETPLLKACGKPNTEIVDHLLKYGASVHKACVQGVTPLHEAAGHDNVEICQMLLDAGAKLNAANIYGMDPFFTAAQNGRVEVLSFLISKGVDMNCQACDGATPLYESSKNGHKEVVELLLSQKADANRTTKSGLLPLHVAVQKGHFDIVSMLIPATSKAKVQCSGISPLHLAAEHNRDWILEVLIKGGYDVNLQLAEDRSKMYEDRRSTALYFAVANNNLEAAEMLLEAGANPNLDMFNPLLIAVRRGCMEMITVLVEHGANMNASILTHPCSFPAVVMLGMKYSQILKYLMDNGCDALSCFDCTYGSKPHPPVKTLSRGRGFTETLPYPTDEDEAPINMYIQFCETINNPTISCWAGPIIDMLLDYVGHVKLCSRLIEHLDSNHDWAGIKVKAMPPYSLMKLCRLKIRQQVGIPRLRHIDTLPLPPIVIKFLNYKKGD, from the exons ATGGCTGTGGCCAGCATGTCCATGCCTGGAAGGATGGGCACCGCTAGAGGTCTTGATGACTACAGTCTTTACAGCACCCTGTCAGATGAGGAGCTGATGCAGCTGGTCATTGAACGCAGCCTCACTGAGGAACACAACTCTATTAACGCCATTCAATCATCCCCACCTGTGTATTGGCAACCCAATTACCAGCCAAACCAATTTACCACCAACGAATTTCTGACTAATGTCAGGCACCCCTCTGCAACAAGGCACATGTATGACTTTCCCAGAGCCAACCCGAACCCAGCCAACCCACCTCCAAACCCCTCACCTGCAAACCCACCTTTAGCAGACCATATTAT AGATGTGAGACCCCTGGTGCCTGTGATTGAGAATGGTGATTTAAAGGCCTTAAAAGAAATGGTGAAATGCAATCCAAAGAGTCTATTTGTACCAAATGAGGATGGATGGATTTCTCTACACGAAGCTGCATATTACGGTCAAGAAGAATGCCTCAAGATTATATTAAGAG CCCATCCTGGGATAGTGAACACATGTGGTACATGCAATCAGACCCCACTTCTTTTGGCTGCCATCTTTCAACATGTGAATTGTGTGGAGTGCCTTCTAGACAGAGGTGCAAATCCCAACATTGCCAATAACGACGGAGAAACACCACTCTTGAAAG CTTGTGGGAAGCCCAATACAGAGATTGTAGACCACCTCCTAAAGTATGGAGCCTCAGTGCACAAGGCTTGCGTTCAGGGTGTGACACCTCTCCATGAAGCAGCCGGGCATGATAACGTGGAAATTTGCCAGATGTTGTTGGATGCCGGGGCCAAGCTTAATGCAGCCAATATCTACGGGATGGACCCTTTCTTTACGGCAGCACAGAACGGGAGAGTGGAGGTGTTGTCTTTCCTGATTAGCAAAG GGGTTGATATGAACTGCCAGGCATGTGATGGGGCAACACCCTTGTACGAGTCAAGTAAGAATGGTCACAAGGAAGTTGTGGAACTGCTTCTATCTCAGAAAGCAGATGCAAACCGAACAACCAAGTCTGGCCTCCTGCCTCTTCATGTTGCTGTCCAGAAAGGACATTTTGA CATTGTATCCATGCTGATCCCTGCCACAAGTAAGGCCAAAGTTCAATGCAGTGGCATCAGTCCCCTCCACCTGGCTGCTGAGCACAACAGGGACTGGATTCTAGAAGTGCTTATCAAGGGAGGATATGACGTCAATCTCCAGTTGGCAGAAGACCGATCCAAAATGTATGAGGACCGTCGCAGCACAGCGCTCTACTTCGCTGTCGCCAACAACAACCTAGAGGCCGCAGAAATGCTTCTGGAGGCCGGAGCTAACCCCAACCTTGACATGTTCAACCCTCTTCTTATCGCTGTGAGGCGGGGTTGCATGGAAATGATCACAGTGCTGGTGGAGCATGGAGCTAACATGAACGCGTCCATCCTCACACACCCCTGCTCCTTCCCGGCAGTAGTCATGCTCGGTATGAAGTATTCACAAATCCTGAAGTATCTGATGGACAATGGCTGcgatgccctttcctgtttcgaCTGCACATATGGCAGCAAGCCACACCCACCCGTGAAAACTTTAAGTAGAGGCAGAGGCTTCACCGAAACTTTGCCCTACCCTACCGATGAGGACGAAGCTCCAATCAACATGTACATCCAG TTCTGTGAGACGATCAACAATCCGACGATAAGTTGCTGGGCTGGACCCATCATAGACATGCTCCTGGATTATGTTGGCCATGTGAAACTCTGCTCCCGGCTGATTGAGCACCTGGATAGCAACCATGACTGGGCAGGGATCAAAGTGAAAGCAA TGCCACCATATTCACTGATGAAGCTGTGTAGGCTGAAGATCCGTCAGCAGGTTGGAATCCCCAGACTGAGGCACATTGACACCCTGCCCCTCCCACCAATAGTAATCAAGTTCCTTAACTATAAAAAGGGAGATTGA
- the asb2a.2 gene encoding ankyrin repeat and SOCS box protein 2 isoform X1: MKSRPPLEYVNNIELLLFLHSPGGQHRVQDIFKSSSPHEDCNLITASLLLKCFDCTLQTLQSRSTMAVASMSMPGRMGTARGLDDYSLYSTLSDEELMQLVIERSLTEEHNSINAIQSSPPVYWQPNYQPNQFTTNEFLTNVRHPSATRHMYDFPRANPNPANPPPNPSPANPPLADHIIDVRPLVPVIENGDLKALKEMVKCNPKSLFVPNEDGWISLHEAAYYGQEECLKIILRAHPGIVNTCGTCNQTPLLLAAIFQHVNCVECLLDRGANPNIANNDGETPLLKACGKPNTEIVDHLLKYGASVHKACVQGVTPLHEAAGHDNVEICQMLLDAGAKLNAANIYGMDPFFTAAQNGRVEVLSFLISKGVDMNCQACDGATPLYESSKNGHKEVVELLLSQKADANRTTKSGLLPLHVAVQKGHFDIVSMLIPATSKAKVQCSGISPLHLAAEHNRDWILEVLIKGGYDVNLQLAEDRSKMYEDRRSTALYFAVANNNLEAAEMLLEAGANPNLDMFNPLLIAVRRGCMEMITVLVEHGANMNASILTHPCSFPAVVMLGMKYSQILKYLMDNGCDALSCFDCTYGSKPHPPVKTLSRGRGFTETLPYPTDEDEAPINMYIQFCETINNPTISCWAGPIIDMLLDYVGHVKLCSRLIEHLDSNHDWAGIKVKAMPPYSLMKLCRLKIRQQVGIPRLRHIDTLPLPPIVIKFLNYKKGD, from the exons ATGAAATCAAGACCCCCTTTGGAATATGTCAATAACATTGAGCTGCTGCTTTTTCTTCATTCGCCTGGAGGACAACACAGAGTGCAAGACATTTTCAAATCCTCATCCCCTCACGAGGACTGCAATCTGATAACTGCTAGTCTACTGTTAAAGTGTTTTGACTGCACACTGCAGACACTACAAAGTAG ATCAACCATGGCTGTGGCCAGCATGTCCATGCCTGGAAGGATGGGCACCGCTAGAGGTCTTGATGACTACAGTCTTTACAGCACCCTGTCAGATGAGGAGCTGATGCAGCTGGTCATTGAACGCAGCCTCACTGAGGAACACAACTCTATTAACGCCATTCAATCATCCCCACCTGTGTATTGGCAACCCAATTACCAGCCAAACCAATTTACCACCAACGAATTTCTGACTAATGTCAGGCACCCCTCTGCAACAAGGCACATGTATGACTTTCCCAGAGCCAACCCGAACCCAGCCAACCCACCTCCAAACCCCTCACCTGCAAACCCACCTTTAGCAGACCATATTAT AGATGTGAGACCCCTGGTGCCTGTGATTGAGAATGGTGATTTAAAGGCCTTAAAAGAAATGGTGAAATGCAATCCAAAGAGTCTATTTGTACCAAATGAGGATGGATGGATTTCTCTACACGAAGCTGCATATTACGGTCAAGAAGAATGCCTCAAGATTATATTAAGAG CCCATCCTGGGATAGTGAACACATGTGGTACATGCAATCAGACCCCACTTCTTTTGGCTGCCATCTTTCAACATGTGAATTGTGTGGAGTGCCTTCTAGACAGAGGTGCAAATCCCAACATTGCCAATAACGACGGAGAAACACCACTCTTGAAAG CTTGTGGGAAGCCCAATACAGAGATTGTAGACCACCTCCTAAAGTATGGAGCCTCAGTGCACAAGGCTTGCGTTCAGGGTGTGACACCTCTCCATGAAGCAGCCGGGCATGATAACGTGGAAATTTGCCAGATGTTGTTGGATGCCGGGGCCAAGCTTAATGCAGCCAATATCTACGGGATGGACCCTTTCTTTACGGCAGCACAGAACGGGAGAGTGGAGGTGTTGTCTTTCCTGATTAGCAAAG GGGTTGATATGAACTGCCAGGCATGTGATGGGGCAACACCCTTGTACGAGTCAAGTAAGAATGGTCACAAGGAAGTTGTGGAACTGCTTCTATCTCAGAAAGCAGATGCAAACCGAACAACCAAGTCTGGCCTCCTGCCTCTTCATGTTGCTGTCCAGAAAGGACATTTTGA CATTGTATCCATGCTGATCCCTGCCACAAGTAAGGCCAAAGTTCAATGCAGTGGCATCAGTCCCCTCCACCTGGCTGCTGAGCACAACAGGGACTGGATTCTAGAAGTGCTTATCAAGGGAGGATATGACGTCAATCTCCAGTTGGCAGAAGACCGATCCAAAATGTATGAGGACCGTCGCAGCACAGCGCTCTACTTCGCTGTCGCCAACAACAACCTAGAGGCCGCAGAAATGCTTCTGGAGGCCGGAGCTAACCCCAACCTTGACATGTTCAACCCTCTTCTTATCGCTGTGAGGCGGGGTTGCATGGAAATGATCACAGTGCTGGTGGAGCATGGAGCTAACATGAACGCGTCCATCCTCACACACCCCTGCTCCTTCCCGGCAGTAGTCATGCTCGGTATGAAGTATTCACAAATCCTGAAGTATCTGATGGACAATGGCTGcgatgccctttcctgtttcgaCTGCACATATGGCAGCAAGCCACACCCACCCGTGAAAACTTTAAGTAGAGGCAGAGGCTTCACCGAAACTTTGCCCTACCCTACCGATGAGGACGAAGCTCCAATCAACATGTACATCCAG TTCTGTGAGACGATCAACAATCCGACGATAAGTTGCTGGGCTGGACCCATCATAGACATGCTCCTGGATTATGTTGGCCATGTGAAACTCTGCTCCCGGCTGATTGAGCACCTGGATAGCAACCATGACTGGGCAGGGATCAAAGTGAAAGCAA TGCCACCATATTCACTGATGAAGCTGTGTAGGCTGAAGATCCGTCAGCAGGTTGGAATCCCCAGACTGAGGCACATTGACACCCTGCCCCTCCCACCAATAGTAATCAAGTTCCTTAACTATAAAAAGGGAGATTGA